In Candidatus Desulforudis audaxviator MP104C, a genomic segment contains:
- a CDS encoding class I SAM-dependent methyltransferase has translation MRREFFNNLADRWDDLVPPGAASKLAEIVAGSGLRKGAHVLDVGCGTGLLVPFLLERAGERGTVTGVDFAAAMVQRAGAKAFGPNVRFVEADVAALPFEPGTFDAVFCNNVLPHLPDKPGALQELNRVLKPGGLLVICHTESREAVNRMHRHIGGPVGADLLPTVEELRQMLQDAGYSVLDLVDGADRFVVRAVKPGTTAPEKVRMYCSDVRRPG, from the coding sequence ATGCGAAGGGAATTCTTCAACAACTTGGCGGACAGGTGGGATGACCTGGTTCCGCCGGGCGCCGCTTCCAAGTTGGCCGAGATCGTGGCCGGGTCCGGTCTGCGAAAAGGCGCACACGTGCTGGACGTGGGCTGCGGCACCGGACTCCTGGTACCGTTCCTGCTGGAGAGGGCGGGCGAGAGGGGGACCGTCACCGGGGTAGACTTCGCCGCCGCGATGGTGCAACGCGCCGGAGCCAAGGCGTTTGGGCCGAACGTCCGGTTTGTTGAGGCCGACGTGGCTGCCCTGCCTTTTGAACCGGGGACATTCGATGCGGTTTTCTGCAACAACGTGTTGCCACACCTTCCCGACAAGCCGGGTGCACTGCAGGAACTGAACCGGGTGCTCAAGCCGGGAGGCCTCTTGGTGATCTGCCACACGGAGAGCCGGGAGGCGGTGAACCGGATGCACCGGCACATCGGCGGTCCGGTAGGCGCGGACCTGCTGCCCACGGTGGAAGAACTGAGACAGATGCTTCAGGATGCCGGCTACAGCGTCCTCGACCTGGTGGACGGCGCGGACCGCTTTGTGGTGCGGGCGGTCAAACCGGGAACAACCGCCCCCGAAAAGGTGCGAATGTACTGCTCCGATGTAAGGCGACCCGGCTGA
- a CDS encoding metal ABC transporter permease — protein MAYDFMQYALLAGLLGGIACSLVGVLVVSMHLSFIGVCISHAAFAGAIIAVFLGLNPMHGAFLFSLLAAGAIGPLADRGDFNPDTSLGIVFSLMLGLSFLFLGLMPGPKTQALGLMWGSILTVRPEHLAVLAVVALLVLGTVVLFFKEVQAVIFNREIALAVGLPATWIFYCLLLLTGLTVTASLQPIGGLLIFSLILNPAAAAYQLTYSLRNLFLLAACFGVLSCWVGLALAYLFNLPSGASIVVFSTLLFLVASAVSPKRRVKQLTETEGA, from the coding sequence TTGGCCTATGACTTCATGCAGTATGCCCTGCTAGCCGGTTTGCTGGGCGGCATTGCCTGCTCTTTGGTGGGCGTGCTGGTGGTGAGCATGCATCTTTCCTTCATCGGGGTGTGCATCTCCCACGCCGCTTTCGCCGGGGCGATCATCGCGGTTTTTCTGGGGCTGAATCCGATGCACGGCGCGTTTCTCTTCAGCTTGCTGGCGGCGGGGGCCATCGGCCCCTTGGCCGACCGTGGGGATTTCAACCCGGACACTTCGCTGGGCATCGTGTTTTCCTTGATGCTCGGGTTATCGTTTCTCTTTCTCGGACTCATGCCCGGGCCGAAAACCCAGGCCCTGGGGCTGATGTGGGGGAGTATTCTGACGGTGAGGCCGGAGCACTTGGCGGTGCTGGCCGTGGTGGCCCTGCTGGTTCTGGGGACGGTCGTCCTTTTCTTCAAGGAGGTGCAGGCGGTGATCTTTAACCGGGAGATCGCCCTGGCCGTGGGGCTGCCGGCCACCTGGATCTTTTACTGTCTGCTGCTCCTCACCGGTCTCACCGTTACCGCGTCCCTGCAGCCGATCGGCGGCCTGTTGATTTTCAGCCTGATCCTCAATCCGGCGGCCGCGGCCTACCAGCTCACCTACAGCCTCCGAAACCTGTTCCTTTTGGCTGCCTGCTTCGGGGTGCTGTCCTGCTGGGTGGGACTGGCCCTGGCCTACCTGTTCAACCTGCCGAGCGGGGCGTCCATTGTTGTGTTTTCCACCCTGCTCTTCCTGGTTGCAAGCGCAGTGTCACCGAAGCGCCGCGTGAAGCAGTTGACCGAAACGGAGGGGGCATAG